A genome region from Clupea harengus chromosome 7, Ch_v2.0.2, whole genome shotgun sequence includes the following:
- the LOC105901159 gene encoding corticotropin-releasing factor-binding protein isoform X2: MAAKMFIVLLLFYAVFNGLDTHMQNEVTFDQLLSRTLVNKREPWDFVYGRSLRCFDMVATEGQFTFTSDHAQLNCGVFFIGEPNEVISIELSMVDIDCSHGDIIKMFDGWILNGNMFPNSLDHSLPLSERYADYCTSGMAKGLFQSSQNVAMMLFRVHTARKGFSVTLKKHINPFPCNIISQTPVGSFTMVIPHQRRNCSFSIIYPVEIQITKLSLDQSQSNDVALEKPGSDCADSDDFVVILGGNVIDTSKMLPVTDLCFFPDSQTQMKIGCDNTAVRMVASGKYINSVSFHYRLLEHNELLKVKQNTVEDFCSLK; the protein is encoded by the exons ATGGCAGCGAAAATGTTTATAGTTCTTCTGCTTTTCTATGCAGTGTTCAATGGGCTGGACACTCACATGCAG AATGAAGTAACCTTTGACCAACTGCTTTCTCGAACACTGGTGAATAAGAGAGAACCGTGGGATTTTGTTTACGGCAGATCCTTGC GGTGTTTTGACATGGTGGCGACTGAGGGCCAGTTCACATTCACCAGTGACCATGCTCAGCTTAATTGTGGAGTGTTCTTCATCGGTGAGCCCAATGAGGTGATCAGCATTGAACTCAGCATGGTGGATATCGACTGCAGTCATGGAGACATCATAAAG ATGTTTGACGGCTGGATCCTAAACGGAAACATGTTCCCAAACTCACTTGACCATTCCCTCCCCCTGAGTGAGCGCTACGCAGACTACTGCACGTCAGGCATGGCCAAAGGATTGTTCCAGTCCTCGCAAAACGTGGCCATGATGCTTTTCCGAGTCCACACGGCAAGGAAGGGCTTCAGCGTGACACTGAAAAAACACATCAACCCGTTCC CTTGCAACATAATTTCTCAAACTCCAGTGGGCAGTTTTACCATGGTAATCCCTCACCAGCGAAGAAACTGCAGCTTTTCCATCATCTATCCCGTCGAGATTCAGATTACCAAACTCAGCCTGGACCAGTCACAGTCAAATGATGTTGCCCTTGAG AAGCCTGGGTCTGACTGTGCTGATTCAGACGACTTTGTCGTCATTCTGGGAGGCAATGTGATTGACACATCAAAGATGCTCCCTGTGACTGACCTGTGTTTTTTCCCGGACAGCCAAA CTCAAATGAAGATTGGATGTGACAATACTGCAGTGCGAATGGTTGCTAGTGGGAAATACATCAACAGTGTGTCTTTTCACTACAGGCTCCTGGAGCACAATGAGTTACTTAAAGTCAAACAGAACACAGTCGAAGATTTCTGCTCTTTAAAATGa
- the LOC105901159 gene encoding corticotropin-releasing factor-binding protein isoform X1, whose product MAAKMFIVLLLFYAVFNGLDTHMQQNEVTFDQLLSRTLVNKREPWDFVYGRSLRCFDMVATEGQFTFTSDHAQLNCGVFFIGEPNEVISIELSMVDIDCSHGDIIKMFDGWILNGNMFPNSLDHSLPLSERYADYCTSGMAKGLFQSSQNVAMMLFRVHTARKGFSVTLKKHINPFPCNIISQTPVGSFTMVIPHQRRNCSFSIIYPVEIQITKLSLDQSQSNDVALEKPGSDCADSDDFVVILGGNVIDTSKMLPVTDLCFFPDSQTQMKIGCDNTAVRMVASGKYINSVSFHYRLLEHNELLKVKQNTVEDFCSLK is encoded by the exons ATGGCAGCGAAAATGTTTATAGTTCTTCTGCTTTTCTATGCAGTGTTCAATGGGCTGGACACTCACATGCAG CAGAATGAAGTAACCTTTGACCAACTGCTTTCTCGAACACTGGTGAATAAGAGAGAACCGTGGGATTTTGTTTACGGCAGATCCTTGC GGTGTTTTGACATGGTGGCGACTGAGGGCCAGTTCACATTCACCAGTGACCATGCTCAGCTTAATTGTGGAGTGTTCTTCATCGGTGAGCCCAATGAGGTGATCAGCATTGAACTCAGCATGGTGGATATCGACTGCAGTCATGGAGACATCATAAAG ATGTTTGACGGCTGGATCCTAAACGGAAACATGTTCCCAAACTCACTTGACCATTCCCTCCCCCTGAGTGAGCGCTACGCAGACTACTGCACGTCAGGCATGGCCAAAGGATTGTTCCAGTCCTCGCAAAACGTGGCCATGATGCTTTTCCGAGTCCACACGGCAAGGAAGGGCTTCAGCGTGACACTGAAAAAACACATCAACCCGTTCC CTTGCAACATAATTTCTCAAACTCCAGTGGGCAGTTTTACCATGGTAATCCCTCACCAGCGAAGAAACTGCAGCTTTTCCATCATCTATCCCGTCGAGATTCAGATTACCAAACTCAGCCTGGACCAGTCACAGTCAAATGATGTTGCCCTTGAG AAGCCTGGGTCTGACTGTGCTGATTCAGACGACTTTGTCGTCATTCTGGGAGGCAATGTGATTGACACATCAAAGATGCTCCCTGTGACTGACCTGTGTTTTTTCCCGGACAGCCAAA CTCAAATGAAGATTGGATGTGACAATACTGCAGTGCGAATGGTTGCTAGTGGGAAATACATCAACAGTGTGTCTTTTCACTACAGGCTCCTGGAGCACAATGAGTTACTTAAAGTCAAACAGAACACAGTCGAAGATTTCTGCTCTTTAAAATGa
- the ckmt2b gene encoding creatine kinase S-type, mitochondrial isoform X1, with the protein MASSFTRMMSGRNTAVVLASIGASSLATGYLLTDSGVTAQERMKLYPPSADFPDLRKHNNCMSAALTPAIYGRLRDKMTPASFTVDQCIQTGVDNPGHPFIKTVGMVAGDEECYEVFAELFDPVIKDRHNGYDPRTMRHPTDLDASKIHSGMFDERYVLSSRVRTGRSIRGLSLPPACSRSERREVERVVVTALSGLKGDLSGRYYGLAEMTDQEQQRLIDGWLVIGQMPGESGMVHEICITRRQLLYACRVRVGHNNEKTFLIWINEEDHTRVISMEKGGNMKRVFERFCRGLKEVERLISERGWEFMWNERLGYILTCPSNLGTGLRAGVHVRLPNLSKDPRFNKILDNLRLQKRGTGGVDTAATGDTFDLSNLDRLGKSEVELVQTVVDGVNYLVECEKRLEKGQDIKIPTPLSKR; encoded by the exons ATGGCGAGCTCATTCACACGCATGATGTCTGGCCGTAACACGGCCGTGGTGCTGGCTAGCATTGGAGCGTCTTCGCTGGCCACTGGCTACCTGCTGACCGACTCTGGCGTCACTGCTCAGGAGAGGATGAAGTTGTACCCTCCCAG CGCTGACTTTCCAGACCTGCGCAAACACAACAATTGCATGTCTGCTGCTCTGACCCCGGCCATTTATGGGCGCCTGAGGGACAAGATGACCCCAGCTAGCTTCACCGTGGACCAGTGCATCCAGACCGGGGTGGACAACCCTGGGCACCCCTTCATCAAGACTGTGGGCATGGTGGCAGGAGACGAGGAGTGCTATGAG GTGTTTGCTGAGCTGTTCGATCCAGTCATCAAAGACAGGCACAATGGCTATGATCCCCGGACTATGAGGCACCCCACTGATCTGGACGCTTCAAAG ATCCACTCTGGGATGTTCGACGAACGCTACGTTCTCTCCTCCCGTGTGCGCACAGGCCGCAGCATCCGTGGCCTGAGCCTGCCCCCGGCGTGCTCCCGCTCCGAGCGCCGCGAGGTAGAGCGCGTGGTCGTCACGGCGCTCTCCGGCCTTAAGGGTGACCTGTCCGGACGATACTACGGTCTGGCTGAGATGACTGATCAGGAGCAACAGAGGCTCATCGAT GGATGGCTCGTGATTGGCCAGATGCCAGGGGAATCTGGTATGGTGCATGAGATTTGCATCACCAGGAGACAGTTATTGTACGCATgccgtgtgcgtgtggg GCACAACAATGAGAAGACATTCTTGATATGGATCAATGAGGAGGACCACACCCGCGTCATTTCCATGGAGAAGGGCGGCAACATGAAGAGGGTGTTCGAGAGGTTCTGCCGAGGCCTCAAAGAG GTGGAGAGGCTGATTtcagagagaggctgggagTTCATGTGGAATGAGCGCTTGGGCTACATCCTGACCTGCCCCTCCAACTTGGGCACCGGACTCAGGGCAGGGGTGCACGTCCGCCTGCCCAACCTCAGCAAG GACCCACGCTTCAACAAGATCCTGGATAACCTGAGACTGCAGAAGAGAGGCACTGGAGGTGTGGACACTGCCGCCACTGGTGATACTTTTGACCTCTCCAACCTGGACCGTCTGGGCAAGTCTGAG gTGGAGCTTGTTCAAACTGTTGTTGATGGTGTCAACTACCTGGTTGAGTGTGAGAAGAGACTGGAGAAAGGTCAGGACATCAAgatccccacccccctctccaagAGATGA
- the ckmt2b gene encoding creatine kinase S-type, mitochondrial isoform X3, with the protein MASSFTRMMSGRNTAVVLASIGASSLATGYLLTDSGVTAQERMKLYPPSADFPDLRKHNNCMSAALTPAIYGRLRDKMTPASFTVDQCIQTGVDNPGHPFIKTVGMVAGDEECYEVFAELFDPVIKDRHNGYDPRTMRHPTDLDASKIHSGMFDERYVLSSRVRTGRSIRGLSLPPACSRSERREVERVVVTALSGLKGDLSGRYYGLAEMTDQEQQRLIDDHFLFDKPVSPLLTCAGMARDWPDARGIWHNNEKTFLIWINEEDHTRVISMEKGGNMKRVFERFCRGLKEVERLISERGWEFMWNERLGYILTCPSNLGTGLRAGVHVRLPNLSKDPRFNKILDNLRLQKRGTGGVDTAATGDTFDLSNLDRLGKSEVELVQTVVDGVNYLVECEKRLEKGQDIKIPTPLSKR; encoded by the exons ATGGCGAGCTCATTCACACGCATGATGTCTGGCCGTAACACGGCCGTGGTGCTGGCTAGCATTGGAGCGTCTTCGCTGGCCACTGGCTACCTGCTGACCGACTCTGGCGTCACTGCTCAGGAGAGGATGAAGTTGTACCCTCCCAG CGCTGACTTTCCAGACCTGCGCAAACACAACAATTGCATGTCTGCTGCTCTGACCCCGGCCATTTATGGGCGCCTGAGGGACAAGATGACCCCAGCTAGCTTCACCGTGGACCAGTGCATCCAGACCGGGGTGGACAACCCTGGGCACCCCTTCATCAAGACTGTGGGCATGGTGGCAGGAGACGAGGAGTGCTATGAG GTGTTTGCTGAGCTGTTCGATCCAGTCATCAAAGACAGGCACAATGGCTATGATCCCCGGACTATGAGGCACCCCACTGATCTGGACGCTTCAAAG ATCCACTCTGGGATGTTCGACGAACGCTACGTTCTCTCCTCCCGTGTGCGCACAGGCCGCAGCATCCGTGGCCTGAGCCTGCCCCCGGCGTGCTCCCGCTCCGAGCGCCGCGAGGTAGAGCGCGTGGTCGTCACGGCGCTCTCCGGCCTTAAGGGTGACCTGTCCGGACGATACTACGGTCTGGCTGAGATGACTGATCAGGAGCAACAGAGGCTCATCGAT gaccacttcctgtttgacaAACCTGTGTCCCCGCTGCTGACTTGTGCAGGGATGGCTCGTGATTGGCCAGATGCCAGGGGAATCTG GCACAACAATGAGAAGACATTCTTGATATGGATCAATGAGGAGGACCACACCCGCGTCATTTCCATGGAGAAGGGCGGCAACATGAAGAGGGTGTTCGAGAGGTTCTGCCGAGGCCTCAAAGAG GTGGAGAGGCTGATTtcagagagaggctgggagTTCATGTGGAATGAGCGCTTGGGCTACATCCTGACCTGCCCCTCCAACTTGGGCACCGGACTCAGGGCAGGGGTGCACGTCCGCCTGCCCAACCTCAGCAAG GACCCACGCTTCAACAAGATCCTGGATAACCTGAGACTGCAGAAGAGAGGCACTGGAGGTGTGGACACTGCCGCCACTGGTGATACTTTTGACCTCTCCAACCTGGACCGTCTGGGCAAGTCTGAG gTGGAGCTTGTTCAAACTGTTGTTGATGGTGTCAACTACCTGGTTGAGTGTGAGAAGAGACTGGAGAAAGGTCAGGACATCAAgatccccacccccctctccaagAGATGA
- the ckmt2b gene encoding creatine kinase S-type, mitochondrial isoform X2, with protein sequence MASSFTRMMSGRNTAVVLASIGASSLATGYLLTDSGVTAQERMKLYPPSADFPDLRKHNNCMSAALTPAIYGRLRDKMTPASFTVDQCIQTGVDNPGHPFIKTVGMVAGDEECYEVFAELFDPVIKDRHNGYDPRTMRHPTDLDASKIHSGMFDERYVLSSRVRTGRSIRGLSLPPACSRSERREVERVVVTALSGLKGDLSGRYYGLAEMTDQEQQRLIDEHFLFDKPVSPLLTSAGMARDWPDARGIWHNNEKTFLIWINEEDHTRVISMEKGGNMKRVFERFCRGLKEVERLISERGWEFMWNERLGYILTCPSNLGTGLRAGVHVRLPNLSKDPRFNKILDNLRLQKRGTGGVDTAATGDTFDLSNLDRLGKSEVELVQTVVDGVNYLVECEKRLEKGQDIKIPTPLSKR encoded by the exons ATGGCGAGCTCATTCACACGCATGATGTCTGGCCGTAACACGGCCGTGGTGCTGGCTAGCATTGGAGCGTCTTCGCTGGCCACTGGCTACCTGCTGACCGACTCTGGCGTCACTGCTCAGGAGAGGATGAAGTTGTACCCTCCCAG CGCTGACTTTCCAGACCTGCGCAAACACAACAATTGCATGTCTGCTGCTCTGACCCCGGCCATTTATGGGCGCCTGAGGGACAAGATGACCCCAGCTAGCTTCACCGTGGACCAGTGCATCCAGACCGGGGTGGACAACCCTGGGCACCCCTTCATCAAGACTGTGGGCATGGTGGCAGGAGACGAGGAGTGCTATGAG GTGTTTGCTGAGCTGTTCGATCCAGTCATCAAAGACAGGCACAATGGCTATGATCCCCGGACTATGAGGCACCCCACTGATCTGGACGCTTCAAAG ATCCACTCTGGGATGTTCGACGAACGCTACGTTCTCTCCTCCCGTGTGCGCACAGGCCGCAGCATCCGTGGCCTGAGCCTGCCCCCGGCGTGCTCCCGCTCCGAGCGCCGCGAGGTAGAGCGCGTGGTCGTCACGGCGCTCTCCGGCCTTAAGGGTGACCTGTCCGGACGATACTACGGTCTGGCTGAGATGACTGATCAGGAGCAACAGAGGCTCATCGAT gagcacttcctgtttgataaGCCTGTGTCTCCTCTGCTCACTTCAGCTGGGATGGCCAGAGACTGGCCTGATGCTCGGGGCATTTG GCACAACAATGAGAAGACATTCTTGATATGGATCAATGAGGAGGACCACACCCGCGTCATTTCCATGGAGAAGGGCGGCAACATGAAGAGGGTGTTCGAGAGGTTCTGCCGAGGCCTCAAAGAG GTGGAGAGGCTGATTtcagagagaggctgggagTTCATGTGGAATGAGCGCTTGGGCTACATCCTGACCTGCCCCTCCAACTTGGGCACCGGACTCAGGGCAGGGGTGCACGTCCGCCTGCCCAACCTCAGCAAG GACCCACGCTTCAACAAGATCCTGGATAACCTGAGACTGCAGAAGAGAGGCACTGGAGGTGTGGACACTGCCGCCACTGGTGATACTTTTGACCTCTCCAACCTGGACCGTCTGGGCAAGTCTGAG gTGGAGCTTGTTCAAACTGTTGTTGATGGTGTCAACTACCTGGTTGAGTGTGAGAAGAGACTGGAGAAAGGTCAGGACATCAAgatccccacccccctctccaagAGATGA